From the genome of Hymenobacter cellulosilyticus, one region includes:
- a CDS encoding amidohydrolase, with amino-acid sequence MTSLLRSLSLLPLLAVAACSSSSRQPADLLVYNATVYTVDSTFSQAQAFAVLDGKFVAVGTADALRQQYQAKQEVDAQGQFVYPGFYDAHCHFYRYALGLRDADLVGTTSWDAVLQKLQQHRQQYPQAAWLTGRGWDQNDWADKQFPTKAELDKRFPDVPVFIIRVDGHAALVNQKALDLAGVTTSTPISGGTITRDAQGKLTGLLVDNAVDLVSVKIPEPTPAEANALLLQAQQLCLAVGLTSLADAGLDKANIDQMEALQKQNKLKLRLYAMLNPTAANKEFYFKNGPVFQDRLTVTSFKVYADGALGSRGACLVEPYHDKPKETGFLLSTEKEYRQLAKDIAASKFQMNTHAIGDSANRIILNIYGEALKGQKDRRWRIEHAQVITPADMPKFGQFGIVPSVQPTHATSDMYWAGERLGQERLKTAYAYEELRKQYGQVAIGSDFPVEDINPLFGFHSAVARQDAKNYPSGGFQMENALSRPDALRGMTTWAAHAAFEDRQKGSIKPGMAADFVVLNKDLLQAPAAELRGAQVQQTWIGGEQVYKRK; translated from the coding sequence ATGACCTCACTTCTTCGCTCCCTTTCCCTGCTGCCCCTGCTGGCCGTTGCGGCCTGCTCCTCTTCTTCCCGGCAGCCCGCCGACCTGCTGGTCTACAATGCCACGGTCTATACCGTAGATTCTACTTTCTCGCAGGCCCAGGCCTTCGCCGTGCTGGATGGAAAGTTTGTGGCCGTCGGCACGGCCGATGCGCTGCGCCAGCAATACCAGGCCAAGCAGGAAGTAGATGCCCAGGGCCAGTTCGTATACCCGGGCTTCTACGACGCTCACTGCCACTTCTACCGCTACGCCCTGGGGTTGCGCGACGCCGACTTGGTGGGGACGACCTCCTGGGACGCCGTGCTACAGAAGCTGCAGCAGCACCGGCAGCAGTACCCACAGGCCGCCTGGCTCACGGGCCGCGGCTGGGACCAGAACGACTGGGCCGACAAGCAGTTTCCCACCAAAGCAGAGCTGGATAAGCGCTTTCCTGACGTGCCGGTATTCATTATTCGGGTGGATGGGCACGCCGCGCTGGTCAATCAGAAAGCCCTAGACCTGGCCGGGGTAACGACAAGCACGCCCATCAGCGGCGGTACTATTACGCGGGACGCGCAAGGTAAGCTGACGGGTCTGCTGGTAGACAACGCCGTGGATTTGGTGTCGGTGAAGATACCCGAACCTACGCCTGCCGAAGCCAATGCCCTGCTGCTGCAAGCCCAGCAGCTGTGCCTGGCCGTGGGCCTGACCAGCCTCGCCGACGCGGGCCTCGACAAGGCCAACATCGACCAGATGGAAGCCCTGCAAAAGCAGAACAAGCTTAAGCTGCGCCTCTACGCCATGCTCAACCCCACGGCGGCCAACAAGGAGTTCTACTTCAAGAACGGCCCCGTATTCCAGGACCGGCTCACGGTAACTTCCTTTAAGGTGTATGCCGACGGGGCCCTGGGTTCCCGCGGGGCCTGCCTCGTGGAGCCCTACCACGACAAGCCCAAGGAAACCGGCTTTCTGCTCTCTACCGAGAAAGAATATCGGCAGCTGGCTAAGGACATTGCCGCCAGCAAGTTCCAGATGAACACCCACGCCATCGGCGATTCGGCCAACCGGATTATTCTCAACATTTACGGGGAAGCCTTGAAAGGCCAGAAAGACCGGCGCTGGCGCATTGAGCACGCCCAGGTTATTACCCCGGCCGACATGCCCAAGTTCGGGCAGTTCGGCATTGTGCCCTCGGTGCAGCCCACGCACGCTACCTCGGATATGTACTGGGCGGGCGAACGGCTAGGCCAGGAACGCCTGAAAACGGCCTACGCCTACGAGGAGTTGCGCAAGCAGTACGGACAGGTGGCCATTGGCTCCGACTTTCCGGTGGAGGATATTAACCCGCTGTTTGGCTTTCACTCGGCCGTGGCCCGGCAGGATGCCAAGAACTACCCCAGCGGCGGCTTCCAGATGGAAAACGCCCTGAGTCGACCCGACGCCCTGCGCGGCATGACCACCTGGGCCGCCCACGCCGCCTTCGAGGACCGGCAGAAAGGCAGCATCAAGCCCGGCATGGCCGCCGACTTCGTGGTGCTGAACAAGGACCTGCTCCAGGCTCCCGCCGCCGAGCTGCGCGGCGCCCAGGTGCAGCAAACCTGGATTGGAGGCGAGCAAGTCTACAAGCGCAAGTAG
- a CDS encoding AMP nucleosidase: MKTKADIVENWLPRYTGVPLNEFGQYILLTNFINYVTMFAEQFGVEIRGIDKPMQTATANNITIINFGMGSPMAATVMDLLGAIKPKAALFLGKCGGLKNKTKLGDLILPIAAIRGEGTSDDYLPAEIPALPSFRLQRAVSSMIKKHEKDYWTGTVYTTNRRVWEHDENFKDYLRQIRAMAVDMETATIFTVGFVNEIPHGALLLVSDNPMTPEGVKTSESDKKVTSDYVTSHLQIGIDSLIELQNSGESVKHMRFE; this comes from the coding sequence ATGAAAACCAAAGCCGACATTGTCGAGAACTGGCTGCCCCGCTACACTGGCGTGCCCCTGAACGAGTTTGGCCAGTACATCCTGCTGACCAACTTCATTAACTACGTCACCATGTTCGCCGAGCAGTTCGGCGTCGAAATCCGGGGTATCGACAAACCCATGCAAACGGCTACGGCCAACAACATTACCATCATCAACTTCGGCATGGGCTCCCCCATGGCCGCTACGGTGATGGATTTGCTGGGTGCCATCAAGCCCAAGGCGGCGCTGTTTCTGGGCAAATGCGGCGGTTTGAAAAACAAGACCAAGCTCGGTGACCTCATCCTGCCCATCGCCGCTATTCGCGGGGAAGGTACTTCGGATGACTACCTGCCGGCCGAGATTCCGGCCCTACCCTCCTTCCGCCTGCAGCGGGCCGTGAGCAGCATGATCAAGAAGCACGAGAAGGACTACTGGACCGGTACGGTGTACACCACCAACCGCCGCGTGTGGGAGCACGACGAGAATTTCAAGGACTACCTGCGCCAGATCCGGGCCATGGCCGTGGACATGGAAACGGCCACCATCTTCACCGTGGGCTTTGTCAACGAAATTCCCCACGGCGCCCTGCTGCTGGTGAGCGACAACCCAATGACGCCTGAGGGCGTGAAAACTTCGGAAAGTGACAAAAAGGTAACCTCCGACTACGTAACCTCCCACCTGCAAATCGGCATTGACTCGCTGATTGAGCTGCAGAATTCGGGCGAATCGGTAAAGCACATGCGCTTTGAGTAG
- a CDS encoding type I restriction enzyme HsdR N-terminal domain-containing protein produces the protein MQELNLPPFEYKVTQSGENLLIWDMLRRKQVVLTPEEWVRQHVVHYLIDHLGYPKSLLSLERGHAYNKRQKRTDLCAFDASGKPLLLVECKASSVPLTSAVAMQIGTYNQTIGAPLLLVTNGVQHFCWRVHSLNRTNQALSFIPTYAEALELLALAHPDAP, from the coding sequence ATGCAAGAACTGAATCTGCCGCCTTTCGAGTACAAAGTTACCCAATCCGGCGAAAATTTGCTAATCTGGGATATGCTGCGCCGCAAACAAGTGGTGCTGACGCCCGAAGAATGGGTGCGCCAGCACGTGGTGCACTATCTGATTGACCACCTGGGGTATCCCAAAAGCCTGCTTAGCCTGGAGCGGGGCCACGCCTACAATAAGCGCCAGAAACGCACCGACCTCTGCGCCTTCGACGCCAGCGGCAAGCCCCTGCTGCTGGTGGAGTGCAAGGCCTCTTCGGTGCCCTTAACTAGCGCGGTAGCCATGCAGATTGGTACTTACAACCAGACCATCGGCGCCCCGCTGCTGCTCGTGACCAATGGCGTGCAGCACTTCTGCTGGCGGGTGCACTCCCTGAACCGTACCAACCAGGCCCTGTCGTTTATCCCGACCTATGCCGAGGCCCTGGAACTGCTGGCCCTAGCTCACCCCGACGCCCCATGA
- a CDS encoding LTA synthase family protein: MISPLLRLMLRRLLLLMGAYVFLRLGFYWANRAAFQEAGTEQVLWAFWHGFRFDISAILLLNIPFLLLSLVPGFGRSWQRALRGVYLVLNALGLAVNLIDTIYFKFIGRRTSNELFTITGDIQRQAGQLVGHYWFLLIPFCVLFGLLWYFYPLPTARDAEYYAREPRTIRRFGRVALEVVALAAFTVLGIRGGLQLKPLRTGHAFMQTTPPILGHVTLNSTFTFQKSFGYEPVERRKYFATPAALQQALAVHKPLPRPGAPRDNVVILLIESFASEYNGIENGGKGYTPFFDSLATQGLFFRDHYANGRRSIESLPAVLAGLPGLMDSPFITSNFQTDELHGLGELLGRHGYSTSVFHGAENGTMGFNTFSGIAGMQRYYGLNEYPGGAKSSDYDGHWGIFDEPYLQYFARELGKQKEPFLSTVFTLTSHEPFPVPAKYKGKFAPGELPIHASIGYTDFALRQFFKEASKQPWFNRTLFILLADHTSQTLRPEYQNVLGSFKTPLLLYRPGGPLPAADVHRITQQADVTPTVIDYLGIAADQQLLPFGYSVFDNRTSGRAIFLRDNSHFLVHRDYVTELTATNQVRLYPYQTHSMPAEPIRNPDPQKLKQYGDELKACLQLFTNGLLDNSLYKP; this comes from the coding sequence ATGATTTCCCCGCTGTTGCGTTTGATGCTGCGCCGTCTGCTGCTGCTCATGGGCGCCTACGTGTTTTTACGCCTGGGTTTCTATTGGGCCAACCGGGCGGCTTTTCAGGAGGCCGGTACCGAGCAGGTTTTGTGGGCGTTCTGGCACGGCTTCCGGTTTGATATTTCGGCCATTCTGCTGCTGAACATTCCCTTTCTGCTGCTGTCGTTGGTTCCTGGCTTTGGCCGGAGCTGGCAACGGGCGCTGCGCGGCGTGTACCTGGTGCTGAACGCGTTGGGGCTGGCCGTAAATCTGATTGACACGATTTACTTTAAGTTTATTGGCCGACGCACCAGCAACGAGTTGTTTACCATTACCGGCGACATTCAGCGGCAAGCGGGGCAGCTGGTGGGCCACTACTGGTTTCTGCTGATTCCCTTTTGCGTGCTATTTGGGCTGCTCTGGTACTTCTACCCCCTGCCCACAGCCCGGGATGCCGAGTATTACGCCCGGGAGCCGCGCACCATTCGCCGCTTTGGCCGCGTGGCGCTGGAGGTAGTAGCGCTGGCGGCCTTTACCGTACTAGGCATCCGGGGCGGCCTGCAGCTCAAGCCCTTGCGCACCGGCCACGCCTTCATGCAGACCACGCCCCCGATTCTGGGCCATGTCACGCTGAACAGCACCTTTACTTTCCAGAAAAGCTTCGGCTATGAGCCCGTGGAGCGGCGCAAGTACTTTGCTACGCCGGCCGCTTTGCAGCAGGCCCTGGCTGTGCACAAGCCCCTGCCCCGCCCCGGTGCCCCACGCGACAATGTGGTGATTCTGCTTATCGAAAGCTTTGCCTCGGAGTACAACGGCATCGAAAACGGCGGTAAGGGCTATACCCCGTTTTTCGACTCGCTGGCCACCCAGGGCCTGTTTTTCCGGGACCATTACGCCAACGGCCGCCGCTCCATCGAGTCGTTGCCGGCCGTACTGGCGGGCTTGCCAGGTTTGATGGACAGTCCGTTTATCACCTCCAACTTCCAGACCGACGAGCTGCACGGTCTGGGCGAACTGTTGGGCCGCCACGGCTACTCGACCTCCGTGTTTCACGGGGCCGAAAACGGCACGATGGGCTTCAACACCTTCAGCGGCATTGCCGGCATGCAGCGCTACTACGGGCTGAACGAGTACCCCGGCGGCGCTAAAAGTTCCGACTACGACGGGCACTGGGGCATCTTCGATGAGCCCTACCTGCAATACTTTGCCCGGGAGCTGGGAAAGCAAAAGGAGCCGTTTCTGTCCACGGTGTTTACCCTGACTTCCCACGAGCCCTTCCCGGTGCCGGCCAAGTACAAGGGCAAATTCGCGCCCGGCGAGCTGCCGATTCACGCCTCTATCGGCTACACCGATTTTGCCCTGCGTCAGTTTTTCAAGGAAGCCAGCAAGCAGCCCTGGTTTAACCGCACGCTCTTTATCCTGCTGGCCGACCACACCTCCCAAACCCTGCGCCCGGAGTACCAGAACGTGCTGGGCTCGTTCAAAACGCCGCTGCTGCTCTACCGCCCGGGAGGCCCCCTGCCCGCCGCCGACGTGCACCGCATCACCCAGCAGGCCGACGTGACGCCCACCGTCATTGACTATCTGGGCATTGCGGCCGACCAGCAGCTGCTGCCGTTCGGCTACTCGGTGTTTGACAACCGCACCAGCGGCCGGGCCATTTTCCTGCGCGACAATTCTCACTTTCTGGTGCACCGCGACTACGTGACCGAGCTGACGGCGACCAACCAAGTGCGGCTCTACCCCTACCAGACTCACAGCATGCCCGCCGAACCCATCAGGAACCCGGACCCGCAGAAGCTCAAGCAGTACGGCGATGAGCTCAAAGCCTGCCTGCAGCTCTTCACCAACGGCCTGCTCGACAACTCCCTGTATAAGCCCTGA
- a CDS encoding SMI1/KNR4 family protein: protein MKGILYTGGELTDLVSFARLPSYLQAFLREQNGVVAYFGGLHIRGCVQEPAWHALHTAWQSETAFWRTYDTVQETDIPFAQDCVGNQFLLRGDAVLFLDTETGEIADLEVDFKHFLFGIEKFPLDALGMEPLRGFQQRGGKLEPGQLLSLYPPVCIASAENKSRLKPQPVGERLAWLADFYRQIKDLPSGQRIHLKPSQD from the coding sequence ATGAAAGGAATTTTGTATACCGGCGGCGAGCTGACCGACCTCGTGAGCTTTGCCCGCCTCCCCTCTTACCTGCAGGCTTTTCTGCGCGAGCAGAACGGCGTGGTGGCTTACTTCGGCGGGCTCCACATCCGGGGCTGTGTGCAGGAGCCGGCCTGGCACGCGCTGCACACGGCCTGGCAAAGTGAAACGGCTTTCTGGCGCACCTACGACACGGTGCAGGAAACCGATATTCCCTTCGCCCAGGACTGCGTCGGCAACCAGTTTCTCTTGCGCGGCGACGCGGTGCTGTTTCTGGACACCGAAACCGGAGAAATTGCCGATCTGGAAGTCGACTTCAAGCACTTCCTGTTCGGCATTGAGAAATTTCCGCTCGATGCCCTGGGCATGGAGCCCTTGCGGGGATTCCAGCAGCGGGGCGGCAAGCTGGAGCCGGGCCAATTGCTGAGCCTGTACCCACCCGTGTGCATTGCTTCGGCTGAGAATAAGTCGCGCCTGAAGCCCCAGCCCGTGGGCGAACGGCTGGCCTGGCTGGCCGATTTTTACCGCCAGATTAAAGACCTGCCCAGCGGGCAGCGCATTCACCTCAAGCCGAGCCAGGACTAA
- the ald gene encoding alanine dehydrogenase: MIIGVPKEIKNNENRVGLTPAGVAEFRKHGHDVYVQATAGEGSGFQDAEYELAGATILPTIAAVYEKAEMIVKVKEPIKEEYNLIKEGQLLFTYFHFASGEELTHAMIERKAVCLAYETVELPSRALPLLIPMSEVAGRMAPQEGAKYLEKPLKGRGILLGGVPGVKPAHVLVLGGGIVGTQAAKVAAGLGAQVTIMDISLNRLRELDDFMPKNVVTQYSNEYNIREAIKTADLVVGAVLIPGAKAPHLITREMLKTMRPGTVLVDVAVDQGGCIETCVPTTHENPTFIIDDIVHYCVANMPGAVPYTSTLALTNATLPYAVKLANLGWQEACRRDASLRLGLNVVHGEVVYPGVAEAWNLPLVSVDTVLEGATA; the protein is encoded by the coding sequence ATGATCATCGGCGTACCGAAAGAAATCAAAAACAACGAAAACCGTGTCGGCCTCACCCCAGCTGGCGTTGCCGAATTCCGCAAGCACGGCCACGACGTGTATGTGCAGGCTACGGCCGGCGAAGGCAGCGGTTTTCAGGACGCTGAGTACGAGCTGGCTGGCGCCACCATCCTGCCCACCATTGCGGCCGTCTACGAGAAGGCCGAGATGATTGTGAAGGTAAAAGAGCCGATCAAAGAGGAGTACAACCTGATTAAGGAAGGCCAGCTGCTGTTCACCTACTTCCACTTTGCCTCGGGCGAGGAGCTGACCCACGCCATGATTGAGCGCAAAGCCGTGTGCCTGGCCTACGAAACCGTAGAGCTGCCCTCGCGCGCCCTGCCCTTGCTCATCCCGATGAGCGAAGTAGCCGGCCGCATGGCGCCCCAGGAAGGTGCCAAGTATCTGGAGAAGCCCCTGAAAGGCCGCGGCATTCTGCTCGGCGGCGTACCCGGCGTAAAGCCTGCTCACGTGCTGGTGCTCGGTGGTGGTATCGTAGGAACGCAGGCTGCTAAAGTAGCCGCCGGCCTCGGTGCCCAGGTGACCATCATGGACATCAGCCTGAACCGTCTGCGGGAGCTCGACGATTTCATGCCCAAGAACGTGGTAACGCAGTACTCGAACGAGTATAACATCCGCGAAGCCATCAAAACGGCTGACCTCGTGGTAGGTGCCGTGCTGATTCCCGGTGCCAAGGCTCCCCACCTGATTACTCGCGAAATGCTCAAGACCATGCGCCCCGGCACGGTGCTCGTGGACGTGGCCGTGGACCAGGGTGGCTGCATCGAGACCTGCGTGCCTACAACCCACGAAAACCCGACCTTCATCATCGACGACATCGTGCACTACTGCGTGGCCAACATGCCCGGCGCGGTGCCCTACACCTCGACCCTGGCTCTGACCAACGCTACGCTGCCCTACGCCGTGAAGCTGGCCAACCTGGGCTGGCAGGAAGCTTGCCGCCGCGACGCCTCGCTGCGCCTGGGCCTGAACGTGGTACACGGTGAAGTAGTGTACCCCGGTGTAGCCGAAGCCTGGAATCTGCCGCTGGTAAGCGTGGATACCGTGCTGGAAGGTGCCACTGCCTAA
- a CDS encoding DUF1573 domain-containing protein, translating to MKNFASLFLALVLGVASFGARAQGVMTFEKEAHDFGNVAEGTMATHEFKFKNTGNQPIIIANVQASCGCTTPDWTKTPVLPGKSGIIKAMYSSAGRPGIFNKTVTVTSNAATPSTVLSIKGNVLNKDQVKATLTPAQLAQSPRLVLDRAAHDFGKIEAGQQPVAKFTVKNTGKQDLQLGTLTSSCNCVGYKATPAPIKPGQSASVELIYAQRTVGSMSDVVTIGSNDLHGDTKLTLKANVVRDLNAASMVKESGVAVPFK from the coding sequence ATGAAAAACTTCGCCTCCTTATTTCTGGCCCTGGTGCTGGGTGTTGCTAGCTTCGGGGCCCGCGCCCAGGGCGTGATGACGTTCGAGAAAGAAGCCCACGACTTCGGTAACGTGGCCGAGGGCACCATGGCCACCCACGAGTTCAAGTTCAAGAATACCGGCAACCAGCCCATTATCATTGCCAACGTGCAGGCCAGCTGCGGCTGCACCACCCCCGACTGGACCAAGACGCCGGTACTGCCCGGCAAGAGCGGCATTATCAAGGCTATGTACAGCAGCGCCGGCCGGCCCGGTATCTTCAACAAAACCGTGACCGTGACCAGCAATGCCGCCACGCCCAGCACGGTGCTCAGCATCAAGGGCAACGTGCTGAACAAAGACCAGGTGAAGGCCACCCTGACGCCGGCCCAGCTGGCCCAGTCGCCCCGCCTGGTGCTGGACCGCGCCGCCCACGACTTCGGCAAGATTGAAGCCGGGCAACAGCCGGTGGCCAAGTTTACGGTGAAGAACACCGGCAAGCAGGATTTGCAGCTCGGCACCCTGACTTCGTCGTGCAACTGCGTGGGCTACAAGGCCACGCCGGCTCCCATTAAGCCCGGCCAAAGTGCCTCGGTGGAGCTGATTTACGCCCAGCGCACCGTGGGCAGCATGAGCGACGTGGTAACCATCGGCTCGAACGACCTGCACGGCGACACCAAGCTCACGCTCAAAGCCAACGTGGTGCGCGACCTGAACGCGGCCAGCATGGTGAAGGAAAGCGGCGTGGCCGTTCCGTTCAAGTAA
- a CDS encoding alpha-ketoacid dehydrogenase subunit alpha/beta, producing the protein MPTAEPLVAAAAALSKEELLRDYRLGWESRQASLAGRKEVFMGKAKFGIFGDGKELPQLAMARAFQPGDFRSGYYRDQTFMLAAGELSLQEYFAQLYATPDVEAEPATAGRAMNGHFATRLLDEDGNFKNLAELKNSSADISPTAGQMPRLVGLAYASKLYRQNPELHDLTQFSVNGNEVAFGTIGNASTSEGMFFEAINAAGVLQIPMLISVWDDHYGISVPAEYQTTKQSISEILAGFQRNAPGEQGFEIFVVKGWDYPALVDTYLRAAEVCRREHVPVLIHVTEVTQPQGHSTSGSHERYKSKERLSWEEEHDCLRKMREWMLSEGHATAEELDQIESEAKDVVKKARVAAWDSFFNPIKQERDEAVALLEKLVAETGEENRLHEMVEQLRHNPTPIRADIVRTIKRALRLVRDTRSGARRSLQNHLEQALAENADRYNSYLYSQSEQAALNIEVVPAKFAHDAPQVDAREVLQACFEANFRRDPTIFAIGEDVGKIGDVNQAFAGLQDKFGELRVTDTGIRECTIVGQGIGAALRGLRPITEIQYLDYLLYAIQILSDDVACLQYRTKGGQKAPLIVRTRGHRLEGVWHSGSPIGMILSSIRGMHVLVPRDMTQAAGFYNTLLRSDEPALVIECLNGYRLKERIPQNVGEFTVPLGVPEVLQQGTDITIVTYGSMCRIVQDAAKQLAEVGISVEIIDVQTLLPFDIDHVIADSLQKTNRVLFADEDVPGGGTAYMMQHVLDEQQAYRFLDSQPRCLAAQAHRPPYGSDGDYFSKPNAEDVFDAVYELMHEAEPQRFPAIY; encoded by the coding sequence ATGCCCACTGCTGAACCACTCGTAGCGGCCGCTGCCGCCCTAAGCAAAGAAGAATTGCTCCGCGACTACCGGCTGGGCTGGGAAAGCCGGCAGGCCTCCCTGGCCGGTAGGAAGGAGGTATTCATGGGCAAAGCCAAATTCGGCATCTTCGGCGACGGCAAAGAGCTGCCCCAGCTGGCCATGGCCCGCGCCTTTCAGCCCGGCGACTTCCGCTCCGGCTACTACCGTGACCAGACTTTTATGCTGGCCGCCGGCGAGCTGAGCCTGCAGGAGTACTTTGCCCAGCTCTACGCCACCCCCGACGTGGAGGCCGAGCCCGCCACCGCCGGCCGCGCCATGAACGGTCACTTCGCCACCCGCCTGCTCGACGAAGACGGTAACTTCAAAAACCTGGCGGAGCTCAAAAACTCCTCGGCCGATATTTCGCCCACTGCCGGCCAGATGCCCCGCCTCGTGGGTTTGGCTTACGCCTCCAAGCTGTACCGCCAAAACCCCGAGCTGCACGATTTGACGCAGTTTTCGGTCAACGGCAACGAGGTAGCCTTCGGCACCATCGGCAACGCCAGCACCTCGGAAGGCATGTTCTTCGAGGCCATCAACGCCGCCGGTGTGCTCCAGATTCCGATGCTGATTTCAGTGTGGGACGACCACTACGGCATTTCGGTGCCCGCCGAGTACCAGACCACTAAGCAGAGCATCAGCGAGATTCTGGCCGGCTTCCAGCGCAACGCGCCCGGGGAGCAAGGCTTCGAAATTTTCGTGGTCAAAGGCTGGGACTATCCGGCCCTGGTCGATACCTACCTGCGGGCCGCCGAGGTGTGCCGCCGCGAGCATGTGCCCGTGCTGATTCACGTGACGGAAGTAACCCAGCCCCAGGGCCACTCCACTTCCGGCTCGCACGAGCGCTACAAGAGCAAGGAGCGCCTCTCCTGGGAGGAAGAGCATGACTGCCTGCGCAAAATGCGCGAGTGGATGCTCAGCGAAGGCCATGCCACGGCCGAAGAGCTCGACCAGATTGAGTCGGAGGCCAAAGACGTGGTCAAAAAGGCCCGCGTGGCCGCCTGGGATTCCTTTTTCAACCCCATCAAGCAGGAACGCGACGAAGCCGTAGCGTTGCTCGAGAAGCTGGTGGCCGAAACCGGGGAGGAAAACCGCCTTCACGAGATGGTGGAGCAGCTGCGCCATAACCCGACGCCTATTCGCGCCGACATCGTGCGCACCATCAAGCGGGCTTTGCGCCTGGTGCGCGACACTCGCAGCGGTGCCCGCCGCAGCCTGCAGAACCACCTGGAGCAGGCCCTGGCTGAAAACGCCGACCGCTACAACTCCTACCTCTACAGCCAGAGCGAGCAGGCGGCCTTGAACATTGAAGTCGTGCCCGCCAAGTTTGCCCACGACGCGCCCCAGGTAGACGCCCGGGAAGTGCTGCAGGCTTGCTTCGAGGCCAACTTCCGCCGCGACCCGACCATTTTCGCCATCGGGGAGGACGTGGGTAAAATCGGGGACGTGAATCAGGCTTTTGCCGGCTTGCAGGACAAGTTCGGGGAGCTGCGCGTGACTGACACCGGCATCAGGGAGTGCACCATCGTGGGGCAGGGCATTGGCGCGGCTTTACGCGGCCTGCGGCCCATTACCGAAATTCAGTACCTGGATTATCTGCTATACGCCATTCAGATTCTGAGCGACGACGTGGCCTGCCTGCAGTACCGCACCAAGGGCGGGCAGAAAGCCCCACTGATTGTGCGCACCCGCGGCCACCGGCTCGAGGGCGTGTGGCACTCCGGTTCTCCCATCGGCATGATTCTGAGCAGTATTCGGGGTATGCACGTGCTGGTACCGCGCGACATGACCCAGGCAGCAGGTTTCTATAACACCCTGCTGCGCTCCGACGAGCCGGCACTAGTCATTGAGTGCCTGAACGGCTACCGCCTCAAGGAGCGGATTCCCCAGAACGTGGGCGAGTTCACGGTGCCCTTGGGCGTGCCCGAAGTATTGCAGCAAGGCACTGACATTACCATCGTGACCTACGGCTCGATGTGCCGCATTGTGCAGGACGCAGCCAAGCAGCTGGCTGAGGTGGGTATTTCGGTGGAAATCATCGACGTGCAAACACTGCTGCCCTTCGACATCGACCACGTCATTGCCGACAGCCTGCAGAAAACGAACCGGGTACTGTTTGCCGACGAAGACGTGCCCGGCGGCGGTACGGCCTACATGATGCAGCACGTGCTGGACGAGCAGCAAGCCTACCGCTTCCTCGACTCCCAGCCCCGCTGCCTGGCGGCCCAGGCTCACCGCCCGCCCTACGGCTCCGACGGCGACTATTTCTCCAAGCCCAACGCCGAGGATGTATTCGACGCCGTGTATGAGCTTATGCACGAGGCCGAGCCCCAGCGTTTCCCGGCCATCTACTAG
- a CDS encoding acyl transferase, producing the protein MSFRDEFLLSLPSITAATFEAAALRLFRYQARHCPPYQQWLQYLGRPPEGVQQLTDIPFLPIEFFKTHEVRTEPAHWEPQEVFLSSGTTLQQRSRHLVRDPQLYRRNAARIFEQAYGSPLSSWTFLALLPSYLEQGQSSLVTMVDYFAQESGQTQPAFFLHDHAALLQALAEAKQDPTRRVMLIGVSYALLDLVAEYGAAPELQGLTVLETGGMKGRRREMIREELHAELQQAFGPAGIHSEYGMTELLSQAYSLGDGRFHCPAPLRVLLRDPADPFSVSTTRPDGAINVIDLANIDSCAFIETKDLARQHPDGSFEVLGRMDNSDVRGCNQMAG; encoded by the coding sequence ATGAGTTTCCGCGACGAATTTCTCCTGAGCCTACCTTCCATCACGGCCGCCACTTTTGAAGCGGCTGCCCTCCGCCTGTTTCGCTACCAGGCACGGCATTGCCCGCCCTACCAGCAGTGGCTGCAGTACCTGGGCCGGCCACCAGAGGGAGTGCAACAGCTAACTGATATTCCTTTCCTGCCCATTGAGTTCTTCAAAACCCACGAGGTGCGCACCGAGCCGGCCCACTGGGAGCCCCAGGAAGTATTCCTGAGCAGCGGCACTACCCTGCAGCAGCGCAGCCGCCACCTCGTGCGCGACCCGCAGCTGTACCGCCGCAACGCGGCCCGCATCTTTGAGCAGGCCTACGGGAGCCCGCTCAGCAGCTGGACGTTTCTGGCCCTGCTGCCGTCTTACTTGGAGCAAGGCCAGTCGTCGTTGGTGACCATGGTGGATTATTTCGCCCAGGAATCCGGCCAGACGCAGCCCGCTTTTTTCCTGCACGACCACGCTGCGCTGCTACAGGCGCTGGCAGAGGCCAAACAAGACCCCACGCGCCGCGTCATGCTTATCGGCGTTTCGTACGCCCTGCTGGATTTGGTGGCCGAGTACGGGGCCGCGCCCGAACTGCAGGGCCTGACGGTGCTCGAAACCGGGGGCATGAAGGGCCGGCGGCGGGAGATGATTCGGGAGGAGCTGCACGCCGAACTGCAGCAGGCCTTCGGGCCAGCCGGTATTCACTCCGAATACGGCATGACCGAGCTGCTGTCCCAGGCCTACAGCCTCGGCGACGGCCGTTTCCATTGCCCCGCGCCGTTGCGCGTGCTACTGCGCGACCCTGCCGACCCGTTCTCGGTATCCACTACCCGGCCCGACGGGGCCATCAACGTCATCGACTTGGCCAACATCGATTCCTGCGCCTTTATCGAAACCAAGGACCTGGCCCGCCAACACCCCGACGGCTCGTTCGAAGTGCTGGGCCGCATGGATAATTCCGATGTGCGCGGCTGTAATCAAATGGCTGGGTAG